The following coding sequences lie in one Euhalothece natronophila Z-M001 genomic window:
- a CDS encoding 50S ribosomal protein L32, with product MAVPKKKRSKAKKRTHKSLWKGKARAEAQKALSLGKSVLSGRSSFIYPTEEDDEDNEE from the coding sequence ATGGCAGTTCCTAAGAAGAAACGCTCCAAAGCGAAAAAGCGCACTCATAAATCACTGTGGAAAGGAAAAGCCAGAGCAGAAGCCCAAAAAGCTCTCTCTTTGGGCAAATCTGTTCTTAGTGGTCGCTCTTCCTTTATTTATCCCACAGAAGAAGACGACGAAGACAACGAAGAGTAA